In the Populus trichocarpa isolate Nisqually-1 chromosome 1, P.trichocarpa_v4.1, whole genome shotgun sequence genome, attattttaataaatttccaaataaaaaatactttaaaaaacataaaccaatAATCTCTATTAGTATCTCTGCCAGCTTCTTCTTGTATACACATTCGCACAAGTAAAATATGGAAGCCAGGAAGAGCCTTCCAGTTTTCGCCGTCCTCCTTTTTCTTGTTCTCTTTACCACTTCTAGTAAAATGCTCCTTCTACCCTATGCcgttttatttattgttagcTAAGGTAGAAAGCAGATTATTTACACACAAAAGGATGAAATCACTAAAAACTGATCGACATTCACACATCTAAGTACTTGGATATAAACGTGGAAGTGCGTGTCTCATAGAGAACCTGCACACCCATATTTTAAAAGTTGGTCATTTTCCAGGAAATGcttgaaaaattctaaatttataaacACAGTCTGTTACCTAACGTGAAAGTAATGGACTTAAATACATGAAGGTCATGTAAAGATTCTTTCACTGACTCGATTCTTTCTTACTGAGTGCAGGTAGGGAAAAGATGCTGGCAAATGCTGTGAAAAAGATGAATGCAATAACGGATGCGCCGCAAGTATGGCTCAGGCTCTTATGGATATTGCTTCTTTTTAGAAAAGCCAGATGACACTTGTGTCTGCCGTTACCCTTTGCTAATTCCTACTCCTAGTTGCAACACAAGTTTCAGTGTATTTCACTATCCATGTCAAATGGGATGACTAAAGGTAAAAATAAGTAAAGggaaaaacaagtaaatcaTTACTAATTGTTTTCTGTCATTGCGGGCGCGCTCAGTCTGAATTTTGACACTATTTGAATCCAGATTCCAAATGAAAATAGATCCATGCGTGCTCAACTATCTATCATGGTGAAAGCTGCCTAATGAAATTTACTTGCATCTGAATCCAATCTAAGCAGGGCAGTCATCCCTTTCTTTGAATGTAAGGGATTGGATACAATTAGCTAAAGATAAACCATATCAACAGTTACATGGCGAGTCCCTGCTGATTCAGGTTTACAGTCCCCTTTTTCCTTAATTGACCCAGTTAAAATCCCATCACACAATATCGAATAATGTAATCAAGAGAACCTCCCCCCTTCTCTCAATCTTCATCTAAACATGTTAGTTGCAGTTGATATAACGCATAACTCAAATATTAGAGCTTCATGGAAAGAAATTTGATTCTTCATTTGTCACACAATCTCTTCTCTTATATCAAGAATGGTATACTTGAGAATTGCAAAACAGTTAGCCTGATCAACCAACTGTTCAGCCTGATCAATAAATTGAACATGCATCCTTCCCCGTGCAAAAATCGCAAACTTCAACTAATTACTAACCTACTGTAGCCCTAATTATTCACAAACAAAAGGTGAAGCTAAAACAAGTCCATTTCAACTTCCATACCTCACAACCAAAATCACAGAAAATTAAAATctgatgattatttatttatccagTCATAATTACCAAAAACACACTTGCAATCCTAAAAATCAATAAGCAAAGTTCACCAACTCCACGAAATTAAGCAACACAACAGTCAATTAAACACGGAAACGATACATGAGCACATGCATGGATATATCGATTGCAGAAACAAAGCAGTGTAATAATTCAATAGCATCGATAACAAACCCTAGCAattccaaaacaacaaaaagagttTCCATTTTCTTATACTAATCTAATTAACAAGAGTCTACTTATCTTTAGTAGAAACACCATATTTCTCCTGCATCTTAgcaatctcttcttctttcttcttctgatCAAACTTCTTATTCATCTTCGCTGGCTGATAATACAGCACAATCAAATACCGATTCGCCACATTGAACCCTGACAAGTGATCCACTGCCGTTTTGGCATCGTATATATCTTCATAAACCACAAAAGCAGTGCCTCTAGTGTCCTTGTTGGTTCCGATCCGGATTTGACGAATCGCTCCGTATTTGCCAAATATATCGTACATCTCTTCGCTGGATATGTTGAATGGAAGATTACGGACGTAGAGGACGCGGTTCACCTCAGGTGGAAGACGGGTGTTGCCTTTGCGGAGGCTGATTGTTTGCGCCATTAGTGTGGTATTGTTTGGGTGCTGAGAAAGCGAGGCAAGGTTTTTGGGGTTTTCTTTCTAATCTGTGTGTGAGAGGGGGACTTCTAAAGGGAGAGGGGGAAATCACCTTCCATATATTGAGGGGCGGTGTAGGCGTGGTGTCGGCTTTACAACGGGTGTTATGAAGCCACGAACGAATTGTCGTTCGGTATCCAAGAATGTCGAAAAAAatccgtgtttttttttccataataatttaattatgattcgTTTTCTTATagtgaatttttaatttcttatagaaaaataattcataattcatAATTCGTTAAAGAAAAGGTTACATCGAGGAATTTTTCGAAACAACATTTGAAATAATGCCACGACGACTAGTCATGTTTTCTTCcctctttatatatattccttattagttaatttatacCATAACTTAGAATTTTAAAGCGCACCTAAAGTAGTTAGTGtcattttattagttaatttatatcataacttagaaaaaaaatgatatatataacaTTAGAGTAAAATAGAGATGAAGGGTGGAATTGAAGGGTTTTATAGAGGTTTTTGGAAAAGTCATGTTAAAACGATCCCTCCAAAATAGAAATGTTACACTTTAGCCCCCTAGGGACCAAAGTATGTGTTGTTCCTATCCTTTTAGGCACAGTTGGAAATTACGTACTAAACATTGTTTCATGAaaacttagaatttttttgttttaatttttttttgtgttttcgaattttttatatgctaatattaaaaataatttttttaaaataaaaaaattattatttgatataattctaaaaaaaaaaagggctttaaaaaaacccaatactATGCACTCCGAAGACATTCAAATCTAATCTGTCCCAATCAGTGTCAGCCAAACTAGACTAGTCAACATTTGTGATTGTAATTTTAATCGAATCAAaactttccaaaataaaaacataacctCAGTAAACGAATGATTTGTCATTCCAGCTAAAATAACGGCTTGTCTCTCATTAATCGTTTGTCAAGTGAATGGCAGGAATTGAATTTGGAAGTTCATCCCCACATccagttcttcttcttcttctttttctgttgtAGTTGGCCGCTGGTCAAGGATAACCATtcactaaaaagtaaaaagtaaaaagtaagGGCTGTATTGTATTCATCATCACTGATGATTCTTCAGTAATAGAACCACATTCTAAATTTGGCTCTTGTTTTTTCTACTCTCGAGTTTTCAACTGCCATTGTCTAATTTAATCTGTGTTATGCTacttgaaaagaagaagatgccATTCTTGTGGCAGGAAACAGGTTGGCACCATCATTGATTCTTTCCATCCAGCAGTAAAATAGGGCATCAACCCTaaatttcacttaaaaatagaCTTGTACCATATACATACCGATAGCCTCATTCACAATATTACTCCCACCCCCCATCATGGAAAGGAGGAGGGTAAGTTCACGGCTTCAAGAGTTCAAGGAGACAATCTGGTTTCGAATTTCCTgtgtgttttgattttgatgttggtATTTTCCAACAAGAATTCTCGTAAACTATCAGGAGTGTTGTTATCAGCGTTAGAGATAGATAGATGGGAACTGGAGAAaagcttttcttgtttttgatatCCAAGATCAAAAGAGCATGCATGCATTTATACTAGCTATTATCCCCggcttttatttttgtaaacgGGGATCCTTGATCTTGTTTTGATTAATATGCGTTAATGACCAAGGGGGTATTCACCAAAACAAGATCAGAACGGAAGCTGAATGCCTCCTCAAATTTACTTAACATTAACAACGATTAATTACAAGTATATCTagttaaattatgtttaaatCTCATGCAAACTGTGCAAGCTTCTGCGGCAAGATATTGATGGCTACGACTTCATTTTGTTACAGAAAAATGGAGGGCTCTCTGTTCCTCAATTTGGAGGGTGGAACTCCAAGAACCCAGTTCCTACAGACTATTCCGTGGTGTTCACACAAGCTCGTGCTAACAGGAGGCAACATAAGTCCGATGTCAGGCACGCCAGCCTTGGAAATGAAAGGGAATTGCTTGCTGCTGCTAACCAACAAGAAGACTCTGTCATGGTGAGTCTACAGTtttctttatcttatttataCAGTTTAACAAAGGGATTATTTTGCCTGCTTGATTGAATCCTGCACTTCCCCATTTGTTGCCATGCTCACCTTGTAATGGTCCATATCCCCTGGTCATTGGTAAACGCATATGGATCATTGCATGGCAGAGAATGACCTAACATGGGAAGGCTATATACATCACTTGTggagaaaaaagaatgagggtaACAGTAGGAGGGAGGtgaagtacaaaaaaaaataaataaataaaaatcataatactGCTACATTCTGCTTTCTAATTCTTCTCCATATGTATTGCCGTGCAGAAGCGAAAGAAGTTCTTGACCTACATTAATTGCTGTATTAGGCCTTGATTTCCTAAGAACCCACGGTTCATCAACTCTCCTGTAATTTTCaagtatttaaatattaatttatagtttGTAAATCTATAGCACATTCATATATTCAAAAAGTAACATGATATGAATGATACTTGGATTACAATACTttcaattcatgtatttttactAGTGTAGGGATAATTTTAGAGActcaaaagataaatatataattaaaaaattatacatacacTTGAGATAATTAAATGAACACattaaatttagatttgaaaattaattccaaCACCCTctcttaattttgaaaattttgcatttcttgaaatttaaaaatattttaaaaaatcattttgttgtAGACGATCCTCCTTTCTCatctcttgtttttattttttttttattttcagatagcCACATTACTACCATAATTGTTTGGATCTTCCATCTTCACCTTGAAAagatttttcttgtatttttgtcTTAGTCACTCTTTTCATCATGGTTAGCTAATAGCATCTCATTgctatcttttcatcaagcttTTCTTCATCACCTCATAgtcatttctcttcttttgatATCATCACCGCATTTTTCTAGCTACTAGCTTTTCTGtgaaaagtctttttttttaagatttagcTCTTCAAACGACTTTTGTGTATTTGGCCAACTCTTTATTAGGCTACTAGTTGCTTCTTCACCATGGCTCATTTgctattttcctcttttttaggaagtttttttttagaaagttctatcccttctttttttcatgtgtgATTTCTTTTATACCACACACTCTCTTATACAAGGACTTGTCAACTTGTACTGAGCCTCTCTCTTAAACTTCTTTTATATCTCTTGTTGGACTTTATAGTTtggatctctctcttttttgtcaCTTCTTCATTTACTCACTCTTGTTCCATTGCCTATTtactttcatgattttttctttctttaacgtATATGCTCTATTGAATCTTTTAAACACCCCCTACTAGATTGAACTAACTTTGATACCTTCttgttgaaaataattaaagagaaaaagtaGGTAGGAAGGGAAGCATGGTGAGAGACCATTCTCGCATCgtatcatatcatatcatatcattcTTTTAAGAGAGGAAGTCCCTCTGGACTTGGACTTAGATTACTATAACTCTTTCAGTACATGGTTTTATACTAGTCCAAGGATAATTTTAGATACTTAATAAGATAACAACATCATTGATACCTATACATTCACCTAGAAGAATGAAAGGAAACTTCAAATTtagacttaaaaattaattgcaacactcccttttaatttttaaaatctcacaTCTCATGAATTTGAAACTATGTTGGGAAAGCTTGCAAATTGTAAATTAGTTCTTCTTCTCATTATAACCATTTCCCATGGCCTTCATCTTGTGAATTTcttggatatttattttaatcattttctatcATCATGGATAATGACACCTCATTGTCATCTCTTCAATcttcttttcattattaattatctTTGATAGAATATGGCTCTTCTAAGCTATATGATGTTGCTGCCAATTTCTTTATCACAACTCTTTGcttatatccttttattttttattttttagaagagCTCTCTTCCTTTCTCTATACGTGATTCTTATTATACCATCTCATCTTTTATGCAAGGACTTGTCAACTTGCACTTAGCTTATCTTGGCTTTCTATATTGTTAAGCTCTACCATCTtgcatttctattttcttcttatttgaaTGTTAGTTGTTTATTAATTCACTCTTGGGATTTTTCCCTTACTTCTATACACATGCTCTAATTCTCTTAAACGCTCTATGATAtcattttgttgaaaaaacaatagTGTATAAAGGGAAGTATGATGAAACATATTTCATCCATTTGATATAACTCTCACCTTTTGTTGTATGCCTTTGTTATTATGTAAGACTTTCTATCTtgcatatgttttttatataaaaaaaacaatagaatatCAAGAGATTACAACTACATTAAAAGTAGTGATATGACATATATTGATAGAcaaggttgttaaaaatatttttttgacacgacatgAAAATGCAATATAAATTCCGATTATAAAAgcataagtaattttttttaactaattatatggACAATTTCAGCCAAGTAGTAAATAacaatataacaaaattatgaaaaaaagtaaaataaacaatacaaaaattcaagcaccttaaaatacatagttcaaataaaaattcataaatgatTTAACGTAAAAATCCTTTACAATACAATTATGCTCATAGAATTCCATTAACTAACAATCAACAAGCCTAAAACATGTGAACTAAAACCAACATTATTGCCTTCATCTTCCTTGTTATTCATAAGACATTCATCAAGATTATTATCATCTAGATGAtgattaatgttattattagtTTCAATACCAATATTCTGAACATTAGTGCTATTATTAGTACCAACATCAatattgttaataatatttaaccCAAAATTCCTTGAATTCTCTTATTAGGTTCAATTTGAATATCTAAATCATCTAAGTACCATGACTTTTCATTtcaacatcattaaaaaaaatttcttcatcaCTAGTGACGAATCAGTCACGCAACCTAGGATTGAGATTCTAAAATCTGATCCTCCAAACACTAATGTCATCGAACCATTTGCTCCAATTACGATGAACAATTTTGATGGATTTGATCTTTTTGATGCATTCTTTTCTAGTTCTAATCTGGTTTTTTCATAACCAACTTAAAGTCCTATTAATGATGGCAATCTTAACAAATTGGATGGGAATTCTTTGGCAAGCTCTAATCCTCCATAAAAGAAGGAGGGTTTCCAGGTGAAGTTTGGAACATGGGCAGGTTCACTTAATCATGGACTAATTGATCTTAATACATCTcactattttgaattttgaactaCGTATAGTAGTACTCTTGCTTTATAATGCACATAAAgacataagaaataaaaagatgaggaaaaatatatatggaaatAAAGAATCAAAGAGAGTCTATAAAGcttttattataacaaaagATAAATGGTGTTGGGGGGGGATCACTATAGATTAAGAGATATTTTACTGTGAATTGTAATAGtagtttcacttttaatttctcGTCTTTTTGCGAGCAGATAAACGTTTCCTTGGCTTTCTTCCACAAGGatattcaggtttttttttaatttcagagtATAAGCAAATAACGATTTTAGCatcagaaaagacaaaaaaaaagctttgcctttgggggtattttggtatttttacattagtattttgtgtaattaagaggaCCCTGAGGGGCATCTTAGTATTTTCAtgttgtattttgtatttttaaattaaaaagctgCTGATGTGTGTTCCACACGCCTAAACAAGTGGGCGGTGCCTGTGCCATTAAGGAGGCGCGTGAGCCACTTCCTGGTGGCCTAATCTGGCCATCCATCGTATCACTAGATGCGTAGCCGtgccctcttgcacatggagtGACGCATGTGGACATGTCATAGTTGGATTGCCGCTGATGATcgattatttgagttttttcttaatttcttttctctctcctgacaACTAAAATGCACTATTGTCCTCTCTTTGCTTGTTGTTTGCTTGAGTCTGACATGAGTTTCCAGACCCAAGCGCCTTGGATATGGAAACCATGTGTGATGCCAAACCTAGGCGCGGGTCATGCATGGTTGATAGACCTAGACGCGCAAGTCTGGCATGGCTGTCGGACCCAAGACGCGTGGGTCTAtcatcctatatatatatatatatatatatatatatatatatatatatatatataaaagtaaattcaacTCATCATCTgattaataaaaagatcaatattagtaaaaatcttgaaaagaaaattcttaatTCATAAAAATGGACTATTTTATATAATGCGACATAAAATATAGGTtactcttatttttaatttatgcacCATGTAAAactctaaataatataaataagctACTTAACAACTAAACTATATAATACTATCGTTATACTTTATTTCGATTATCAAAACTctaaaaagctttaaaaaatcaacaaaaaatataaacattaaaatttaaaaataattattctactttaaaactcatcaaaataaattgaactctaacgttgattttattattttaaataaaaattgataatatcaaAGTCTTTCTTGGTTGTTGTTTAGAGCGTGATAATGGTGTCTGCTTTAATTCTTTCCACGAATcagaaactaatttatttattcatatatttattattaatttataatcatgtggcatataattcaattatgtccctaatttttaattaaaagtaattataaattatattatgtgtttcaaaaattaaataaatcaattattatttgataaaacaaaGGTTAATCTggtaaatattcaaatttattcatttataaataattctaaataatttgGTTGTCAGTTGGGTCTGGCATGGCCGCCAGATCCAAGTTAGTTGGGTCTGACCTGGCCGTCAGACCCAAGATCCTTAAGCGGCTATGCCGGACCCAACAAACTTAAATTTAGTGGCAATAACAaacccaagagtcttgggtctGGCGATCATCTATGACCCAAGGCTCTTGAGCTAAGTCATTTGGATTTGATATGGTTGTCAGAGCCATACTCTTGGATCTTGTATGATTAACAAACTCAAGTCGTGTGAATTCAGCATGGTCGGGATTTAAAATAttacctatatttttttatttttttaaataatattaacatgtaAAATACGAATTAATATAATAGTCTATACTAGTTGAAGTAATTCGTATTgactctctaatttttttttagtatttgccCATTCAATTTGTTCGGGAGGGTATCTATTTTGCAGAAAAGAGTGGTGAAAGGTGTGCAGAGGCAATAATTGAGGAGTGAAGACAAATTTTAGGCCGGCTAAAATTGGAATTGGAATCGGAAGAAAATTTTCATATCTTACTTCAAAATTTATGGGTAATTTGATGAGTCCTCCTTCCTCAATTTCACGAAGAAGAAAGCTACCATCACGGGGGAAGAAGACTACATGATGAGAATAATTCAATCAGGGCTGtgaatttttatgatttgaaactAGAGGTTTTATGGCTCGATCTGGGGCTGAT is a window encoding:
- the LOC7463876 gene encoding splicing factor 3B subunit 6-like protein is translated as MAQTISLRKGNTRLPPEVNRVLYVRNLPFNISSEEMYDIFGKYGAIRQIRIGTNKDTRGTAFVVYEDIYDAKTAVDHLSGFNVANRYLIVLYYQPAKMNKKFDQKKKEEEIAKMQEKYGVSTKDK
- the LOC18095121 gene encoding uncharacterized protein LOC18095121, which encodes MERRRKNGGLSVPQFGGWNSKNPVPTDYSVVFTQARANRRQHKSDVRHASLGNERELLAAANQQEDSVMKRKKFLTYINCCIRP